Proteins encoded in a region of the Misgurnus anguillicaudatus chromosome 9, ASM2758022v2, whole genome shotgun sequence genome:
- the cdk5rap2 gene encoding CDK5 regulatory subunit-associated protein 2 isoform X4, translating into MHDPCRVCGGCLQGSRCRWLFSACGRLRLAVVLSHVLELQLHRDGRSEFLCGKCVFSLERVVHCDVAIGQLRDAHAAQLQRLQNERDGLKMHIANKYKQHNLPNLDGSVLRKSFRKKVKTGTNTELRYIHRSSVQTKQRQLVNKDICDSPGKSQGVDTSADDGREKFKGRLRRCVSLEPLSREVTDRSQRLQLNLFTRQSKDVHSGLPGTLSQEYLSIVHRRSTLMSQSTSLQSVTLDRSDHAPINASHRRNPLKTSLVVDVLQLLRIVQVVRPIPRCKVSKIPVLTPSHFTHGHAHGGVTWKWLVEKRLREMEDDFNDEYTPLKPELCVERQSELSTLEQKTRQLTEELKTAMSNSQRLKHTLEEIEKDNKALSDELQEKEGELAAEKKNSMKRDKTIQGLSLVLKEKEKEIEDLSRDLEERDQALAKAREAFHKAKLQKYQGAEDQQSLLLEQQAELSRLQTEARSSSLEVQRLQRVLGNRDSELSLLQQARGELEQELEQLQQQKKKGDKTINDLQNQLKKLNSALADRENALEQQRLEQQEQNRALEQKLHNTKERLTASLNHKDQQLQDYMKMVKDLEKNRNQEGGDAMVAKLRARLKEKEKALEEALDEKFAAVEEKENEIHHLKLSLREKERDVERLNNLLLHNEETINSFDAFIKERDLELQQLLNSLKNLQRCKDETEENLQRALREKDSIIQHLQQALDNKTKDLEELANTVLSQSESQGRDLAEQMSQRLKVSEVMMSEAVKDRERLVSENQTAVQNLLATISSKDQLLKETAERHTQALNDRAGELQDLRKQLADMQQQLRSAQRLSATATQEGHLEHAELRTMLSEKDAFINKLLERGQEKDRIILEMKSGEAPPPQVLELRQTIQVLQEKLSEREAELTRRNSEETLDQTAVSKKSAVVLKKELAQKTEALNAALKRENQLKISLAELQSTVSELEARLEGQTANIDSLTSTLNTKEEIIIELHQRFAQRGDSRLTLIREQATHPGVNEPSLSSLPQRESTLIGGDSQRKDLSSLSDLLAEQVELNRALRAEQNLYSSLIRAVKQHDNVERLQALQLELTAVSLLRQQLESGVQMNEKLRDELQTEIQRAKQTEGSNPSELASMRDALEEAQRWNASLQARLGQIQNRGGGVGQANDSMDTLSLIGEQTSYMSICLGEGPDDEFQHLSVEQLRLKILELQAVNAELQKKMELMEKGIVGNDPRDSQTEPDLINLSTPIKQTQEDQPPAPKAEPLNMKTLDEEHRSSESWGETNQTSQRDRVAVQPASKFLRDEPEKAELQSLLTDCGAESVSQLREQVAKLRTEATQLRGLLKEEHAAESKESAESSGESDSHGDLRQTVKMLRSEARSYRKVIRLLKEQLQQKSGSADGGAQFNPEINISVASGMERLQTEHEDSQRHPSSLEKQQQQGKESKQGEKKDAQEKGRKEGKSTKVSRSPKQHMARHAAYVKSRLPVPVRSSKSSGQSSEDLSEVLSDFVHPWRRGLRAAEESDYSSDSKTSLKSAQHEHLELDHAKDPSSATGMKPKVDVGQNTDQNLESELMLQLELLNQECQEKEELISHLQQQVQEWEELRVQLQEKDRLNREYLEALQAAETTIAYLTACSLDSECGLGQTGDVSLQQRCAELQKAVEEKDRVNTQLLECLTTAESTIESLHGVDTTSCQASRAPGQADPQVVCERLKDLIRRVKSSQQKEVGIQEPSGVPHGPGLGPNSVLQQQVDSLQESLLQQCRMNEELQEKLRTSEAVAKQLSETNNSALTSLEESDTQGPQNGKVPSWQHQRLMDCLSECISAAEGAVQSLADVCSSQNKSPNPELKQWLERLQRALLEKESLEDLASTKKHQQKTSTPIQQAQQDQDSLKPLQQQNLLKPVSSQQNLHKNLLMLLKIYTEGSQNINKLDEGVKCETGGGDAPENYLLERDAQIESLQKALKERQRACRKLEEKLATAQSVIAVQSSNKDKQSDQRKAPPGEQDDKGVQVDAQDLGYETSGRSEMEREEGSSTDVDGVLRLVPVLSPVAQDRFSPDTTTSSPSYPSSPGLSSPRPCNSSADLCDPNTDPALLRQHLQQLRAQVEGQHRIIQNLQQQLRKKSSSSELLSVTSEPIGGEEEEDRKRMKAQISQLSAELEKEKSLNRTSQPGSPSRIESLVQSQARELSELREQIRLSRGLGVEQRKQMLELRGALEELLQPSETRSAPGTQLREQLDRSLSLLTKLEQVSTGGPSMENQERAESEVTLRLSAELQEKERLVQALQNQLQNQVPTMHQFSDSEMSDRMSNDGTNSIHGSPPALRRQTTRTDKGLVHRGVSIEVGVSEGGEGSVRTVQLENRRLHEQLRSSDELNATLRSELDLTRSILKQTTDKSQEQQKTTDSKGISSDLLAEHLLEIRALRQRLEETIRTNERLREQLERKLLEAEKDSAATNIFIAGSEDQGHINSELHFLLAQNQTLKEQLNQGARDKQKENDRLRETLARRTAKLELSRKECETLKQERSQLQDNLYRLQCENNHQRQQLCDTQQLLQSVRLELQVHEHVKSSTQTHTAGDASGSDCGSAVNLNELLAEIRQLRVQLERSIQTNTTLRQRLEQQLLNTSDQKSTININYLLTKKEVAVKSDVLHSHTDLSSPTNDGGSSMESAPSRLVPGHRIWADRRGRHVLGLMEDYNALRKQMSEAQRLTRDLDAQIHDCSRVLDQFQMKGFSSSVSTMQHVLEEASRLLKLFWRVSLPSGDATQTQQDELLKSEISHLKSRLSQQERMLIGAVKRLRSSNQLKEGMERVIIDQLSLTHGVLKRARGNLECNYLKGLPVEGRPTEWPVTNKQTAVLSDSQHDVERNSVCSEEHNDGSSHYSC; encoded by the exons ATGCATGACCCATGCCGTGTTTGCGGTGGGTGCTTGCAGGGTAGTCGGTGCCGCTGGTTGTTCAGTGCTTGTGGGCGACTGAGGTTGGCCGTGGTCCTCTCGCACGTGTTGGAGTTACAGTTGCATCGGGATGGCCGCAGCGAGTTTCTCTGCGGGAAATGCGTGTTTTCGCTGGAGCGTGTGGTGCATTGCGATGTTGCCATCGGACAGCTGCGGGACGCACACGCTGCACAGCTGCAGAGGCTGCAGAATGAAAGAGATGGATTGAAAATGCACAttgcaaacaaatacaaacaacatAATCTTCCAAATCTAGATGGTAGCGTTTTGCGGAAATCTTTCAGAAAGAAAGTAAAAACTGGAACAAATACTGAACTGCGATACATCCACAGATCTTCAGTTCAAACAAAGCAGCGTCAGCTGGTGAATAAGGACATTTGCGATTCGCCAGGAAAAAGTCAGGGGGTGGATACGAGTGCAGATGATGGACGGGAGAAGTTCAAAGGTCgattaaggagatgtgtgagTCTTGAGCCACTAAGCAGGGAAGTAACAGATCGCTCTCAACGCTTGCAGTTAAATCTGTTTACACGCCAGAGCAAAGACGTGCATTCTGGTTTGCCGGGAACTCTTAGTCAAGAATACTTAAGCATAGTGCATAGGAGGAGTACACTGATGTCACAATCAACTTCCCTCCAATCAGTGACCCTGGACCGGTCTGACCACGCCCCCATCAACGCATCACACCGCAGAAACCCACTCAAAACCTCTTTGGTGGTTGATGTACTTCAACTCCTAAGGATTGTGCAAGTAGTGCGACCTATCCCACGATGCAAGGTTAGCAAGATTCCAGTACTGACACCTTCACACTTCACACATGGACACGCTCATGGGGGTGTGACTTGGAAATGGTTGGTGGAGAAAAGACTGAGGGAAATGGAGGATGATTTTAATGATGAGTACACACCTCTTAAACCAGAG TTGTGTGTAGAAAGACAGTCTGAATTGAGCACATTGGAGCAGAAGACCCGACAACTGACTGAAGAACTCAAAACTGCCATGAGCAACAGCCAACGACTTAAACACACACTAGAGGAAATAGAGAAAGACAACAAG GCTCTTTCTGATGAGCTGCAGGAGAAGGAGGGCGAGCTGGCAGCGGAGAAGAAGAACTCTATGAAGCGAGACAAAACCATCCAGGGACTCAGTCTGGTTCTCAAAGAGAAGGAGAAAGAG ATTGAAGATTTATCTCGTGATCTTGAGGAGAGGGATCAGGCTCTGGCTAAGGCGAGAGAGGCTTTTCATAAAGCCAAACTGCAAAAATATCAG GGAGCTGAAGATCAGCAGTCTTTGCTCTTGGAGCAGCAGGCTGAATTGTCCAGACTTCAGACTGAGGCTCGTTCATCATCGCTGGAGGTTCAGAGGCTGCAGCGTGTGCTGGGTAACAGAGATTCAGAGCTCTCTCTCCTCCAGCAGGCCAGAGGAGAACTGGAACAGGAACTAGAACaactacaacagcagaagaagAAAGGAGACAAAACGATTAAT GATCTGCAGAACcagttaaaaaaactaaacagtGCTCTGGCGGACAGAGAGAACGCTCTTGAACAACAGCGTCTAGAACAGCAGGAACAGAATCGAGCTTTAGAGCAAAAACTACACAACACTAAAGAACGTCTCACAGCCAGTCTGAATCATAAAGACCAGCAGCTGCAG GACTACATGAAGATGGTGAAAGATCTGGAGAAGAACAGAAATCAAGAGGGGGGTGATGCCATGGTGGCCAAACTCAGAGCCAGACTGAAGGAGAAAGAGAAGGCTCTGGAG GAAGCACTAGATGAAAAGTTTGCAGCTGTGGAGGAGAAAGAAAATGAGATTCATCACTTAAAGCTGAgcctgagagagaaagagagagatgtgGAACGTCTCAACAACCTGCTCTTACACAATGAGGAGACCATTAAT AGCTTTGATGCTTTCATAAAGGAGCGAGACCTTGAGCTGCAGCAGCTGTTGAACTCACTAAAAAATCTTCAGAGGTGTAAAGATGAGACCGAGGAGAACCTTCAGAGAGCTTTGAGAGAGAAAGACTCCATTATACAACACTTACAGCAAGCACTGGACAACAAGACTAAAGACCTGGAGGAGC TGGCCAATACAGTCCTGAGCCAGTCGGAGTCTCAGGGGCGAGACCTGGCAGAGCAGATGAGTCAGAGGTTAAAGGTCTCAGAGGTGATGATGTCTGAAGCAGTAAAGGACAGAGAGAGGCTGGTGTCTGAGAATCAGACCGCTGTTCAAAACCTACTGGCCACCATCAGCAGCAAAGATCAGCTACTTAAG GAGACTGCAGAGCGTCACACACAGGCTCTGAACGATCGTGCAGGTGAATTACAGGATCTGCGCAAACAGCTAGCCGACATGCAGCAGCAGCTGAGAAGCGCACAGAGATTGAGTGCTACGGCAACACAGGAGGGTCACCTGGAGCACGCTGAACTCCGTACCATGTTGTCAGAGAAAGACGCCTTCATCAAC AAGCTGTTAGAACGTGGACAGGAGAAAGATCGTATTATTTTGGAAATGAAGAGTGGTGAAGCTCCGCCCCCTCAGGTACTGGAGCTCAGACAGACCATTCAAGTGCTACAGGAGAAACTAAGTGAGAGAGAAGCTGA ACTGACCAGGCGAAACAGTGAGGAAACGCTGGATCAAACTGCAGTGAGTAAAAAATCAGCTGTAGTTTTGAAGAAAGAGCTCGCACAGAAAACCGAAGCTCTCAACGCAGCACTGAAGAGGGAGAACCAACTCAAG ATTTCTCTAGCAGAGCTTCAGTCCACGGTCTCAGAACTGGAGGCGAGATTAGAGGGACAGACAGCCAATATCGACAGTCTTACGTCCACACTCAACACTAAAGAGGAGATCATTATT GAACTGCACCAGCGTTTCGCTCAGAGAGGAGACAGCCGGCTGACTTTGATCCGGGAACAAGCTACCCATCCTGGTGTGAACGAACCCAGTCTCTCTTCTCTTCCTCAGAGAGAAAGTACTCTCATTGGAGGTGATAGCCAGCGCAAG GATCTATCATCTCTGTCCGATTTGCTGGCTGAGCAGGTGGAGTTAAACCGTGCACTGAGAGCCGAGCAGAATCTCTATTCCAGCCTGATCAGAGCTGTCAAACAGCATGACAA TGTCGAGAGGCTACAAGCGCTGCAGTTAGAGCTCACAGCCGTGTCGCTCCTCAGACAACAGCTGGAAAGTGGCGTTCAGATGAATGAGAAGCTGAGAGATGAGCTTCAGACAGAGATACAAAGAGCCAAGCAGACAGAAG GTTCGAACCCTTCTGAGTTAGCGAGCATGCGTGATGCTCTCGAGGAAGCTCAGCGCTGGAACGCCTCACTGCAGGCCCGACTGGGACAGATTCAGAACCGAGGAGGAGGGGTCGGGCAGGCCAACGATTCCA TGGACACACTGAGTTTGATTGGCGAGCAGACATCCTATATGAGTATATGTTTGGGCGAGGGGCCAGACGATGAGTTTCAGCACCTGAGTGTAGAACAACTGCGACTAAAG ATCTTGGAGCTGCAGGCAGTGAATGCTGAACTACAAAAGAAGATGGAGCTGATGGAGAAGGGCATTGTGGGTAATGATCCAAGAGACTCTCAGACAGAACCAGACCTTATCAATCTTTCAACTCCTATCAAG CAAACACAGGAAGACCAGCCACCTGCCCCTAAAGCTGAACCCCTAAACATGAAG ACATTGGATGAGGAACATCGTTCTTCGGAGTCTTGGGGTGAAACTAATCAGACATCACAGAGAGATCGAGTTGCCGTACAACCTGCATCCAAATTTCTCAGAGATGAACCCGAAAAAGCAGAACTCCAATCACTCCTCACGGATTGTGGGGCGGAGTCTGTCTCTCAACTAAG GGAGCAAGTGGCCAAACTCCGCACCGAAGCAACTCAACTTCGTGGACTTTTAAAGGAAGAACATGCCGCAGAGTCCAAAGAAAGCGCAGAGAGTTCTGGAGAAAGCGACAGCCACGGAGACCTACGGCAAACCGTCAAGATGCTTCGCTCGGAAGCCAGAAGTTACCGAAAGGTCATCCGACTGCTCAAAGAGCAGCTCCAGCAGAAATCAGGCTCTGCTGATGGAGGCGCTCAATTTAATCCAGAGATAAACATCAGTGTTGCCAGTGGTATGGAAAGACTGCAGACAGAACATGAAGATTCCCAGAGACACCCTAGCTCCctggaaaaacaacaacaacaagggAAAGAGAGCAAACAGGGTGAAAAGAAAGATGCGCAGGAGAAAGGAAGAAAAGAGGGTAAATCCACAAAAGTCAGCAGGAGCCCAAAACAGCACATGGCCAGACATGCA GCATATGTGAAATCTCGGCTACCGGTTCCTGTGAGGTCCAGTAAAAGCTCTGGACAGAGTTCTGAGGATCTAAGTGAGGTGTTATCGGACTTTGTTCACCCCTGGCGTCGAGGCCTAAGGGCAGCTGAAGAGTCAGACTACAGCTCAGACAGCAAGACATCCTTAAAGTCAGCTCAGCACGAACACTTGGAATTAGATCATGCTAAGGACCCAAGTTCAGCCACAGGAATGAAACCAAAGGTTGATGTTGGACAAAACACAGACCAGAATCTGGAATCTGAGCTCATGTTGCAGTTAGAATTGCTAAATCAGGAATGTCAGGAGAAGGAGGAGCTAATCTCCCACCTGCAGCAACAAGTCCAGGAATGGGAGGAGCTTCGGGTACAGCTACAAGAGAAAGACAGGCTCAACCGAGAATACCTGGAGGCCTTGCAAGCTGCAGAGACCACCATTGCGTACCTCACTGCATGTAGCTTGGACTCTGAGTGTGGTCTGGGTCAGACGGGAGATGTGTCATTGCAACAAAGGTGTGCAGAGCTTCAAAAGGCTGTTGAGGAGAAAGACAGAGTCAACACTCAACTGTTGGAGTGCTTGACTACAGCAGAGTCCACGATTGAATCACTACACGGTGTGGACACAACGAGTTGCCAGGCAAGCCGAGCACCTGGACAGGCAGATCCCCAGGTTGTTTGTGAGAGATTAAAAGACCTAATTAGACGGGTAAAAAGTTCTCAGCAGAAAGAGGTCGGTATCCAAGAACCGTCAGGTGTCCCCCATGGCCCAGGTCTAGGCCCTAACTCAGTTCTGCAGCAGCAGGTGGACTCACTGCAAGAGTCACTGTTGCAGCAGTGCAGGATGAATGAGGAGCTACAGGAGAAGCTCAGGACTTCAGAAGCAGTTGCAAAACAGTTGAGTGAAACAAACAACAGTGCCCTCACAAGTCTGGAGGAGAGTGACACTCAGGGGCCACAAAATGGAAAGGTCCCATCATGGCAACATCAACGGTTGATGGACTGTCTGTCTGAATGCATAAGTGCTGCTGAAGGTGCTGTCCAGTCTCTCGCAGATGTCTGCTCAAGCCAAAACAAGTCACCTAATCCAGAGTTAAAGCAATGGCTGGAAAGGCTACAGCGTGCTCTGCTGGAGAAAGAGTCTTTGGAGGATCTGGCTAGCACCAAGAAACACCAACAAAAGACCAGCACACCCATTCAGCAGGCACAACAGGACCAGGACAGCTTAAAACCATTACAGCAACAGAATTTACTGAAGCCTGTATCCTCACAACAGAATCTTCACAAGAACCTCTTGATGCTTCTTAAAATTTATACAGAAGGTTCTCAGAACATAAACAAACTAGACGAGGGGGTTAAATGTGAAACCGGAGGTGGAGATGCACCTGAAAATTACTTGTTGGAGAGAGACGCCCAGATCGAAAGTTTGCAGAAGGCCCTGAAGGAAAGACAAAGGGCATGCCGAAAGTTGGAGGAGAAACTGGCAACAGCTCAGTCCGTCATCGCTGTGCAAAGCTCAAACAAGGATAAACAATCCGATCAGCGCAAAG CGCCCCCTGGCGAACAGGATGATAAAGGGGTGCAGGTGGATGCGCAGGACCTCGGGTACGAAACGAGCGGAAGGAGTGAAATGGAAAGAGAGGAAGGAAGTAGCACAG ATGTGGACGGTGTTCTTCGATTGGTTCCCGTCCTGTCTCCTGTCGCTCAGGACAGATTTTCTCCTGACACTACAACATCCAGTCCATCATACCCGAGCTCTCCGGGCCTGAGCTCCCCTAGACCCTGCAACTCTAGTGCTGACCTCTGCGACCCTAACACAGATCCTGCCCTGCTCCGCCAGCACCTCCAACAGCTCCGAGCACAAGTCGAAGGTCAACACAGAATCATCCAGAACCTCCAGCAGCAGCTGCGGAAGAAGTCTTCGTCGTCTGAGCTCCTGAGCGTGACCTCTGAACCAATAGGAGGTGAGGAAGAAGAGGATAGAAAGCGGATGAAGGCTCAAATCTCACAACTAAGTGCTGAGCTGGAGAAAGAGAAAAGCCTGAACAGAACTAGCCAACCAGGATCTCCATCTAG GATCGAGTCTCTGGTCCAGTCTCAGGCCCGTGAGTTGAGTGAGCTGAGGGAACAGATCCGTTTGTCTCGTGGTTTGGGTGTTGAACAGCGTAAACAGATGCTGGAGCTCAGAGGAGCCCTTGAGGAATTACTTCAGCCCAGCGAGACTCGCTCTGCTCCGGGCACTCAACTCCGAGAGCAGCTGGACCGCAGCCTGAGCCTACTGACGAAACTAGAACAGG TTTCTACAGGAGGTCCTTCTATGGAAAATCAGGAACGGGCAGAGTCAGAGGTGACACTAAG ACTATCTGCTGAACTTCAGGAGAAAGAGAGACTTGTTCAGGCTTTGCAGAACCAACTGCAAAACCAAGTTCCCACAATGCACCAGTTCTCAGACTCTGAGATGAGTGACAGGATGTCCAATGATGGCACCAACTCTATCCACGGCAGCCCCCCTGCTCTTCGTAGACAAACAACTCGCACAGATA AGGGACTGGTACACAGAGGCGTGTCTATAGAAGTGGGCGTGTCTGAAGGTGGCGAGGGGAGCGTCCGCACGGTGCAGCTGGAAAACAGGCGTCTGCACGAGCAGCTAAGGAGCAGCGACGAACTGAATGCCACTCTCCGCAGTGAACTGGACCTCACACGCTCCATCCTAAAACAGACAACAGACAAATCACAGGAGCAACAGAAAACAACAGACAGCAAGGGCATCAGTTCAG ATCTGTTGGCAGAACATCTGCTGGAGATCCGAGCACTGCGTCAGCGTCTTGAAGAGACGATCAGAACCAATGAGAGACTACGAGAACAGTTAGAGAGAAAATTACTGGAGGCTGAGAAAGATTCAG CAGCCACCAACATCTTCATCGCCGGTTCTGAGGATCAAGGTCACATCAACAGTGAGCTTCACTTCCTGTTGGCCCAAAACCAAACACTCAAAGAACAGCTCAACCAGGGTGCAAGAG ataaaCAGAAGGAGAACGATCGTCTCCGAGAGACTCTGGCCAGACGAACAGCTAAACTGGAGCTCAGCAGAAAAGAATGCGAAACACTCAAACAAGAGCGAAGTCAACTACAAGACAACCTGTACAG atTGCAGTGTGAGAACAATCATCAGAGACAACAGCTGTGTGACACTCAGCAACTTCTGCAATCTGTGCGTCTGGAGCTACAAGTGCATGAACACGTGAAGAGTTCAACACAGACTCACACAG CAGGAGATGCTTCTGGATCTGATTGTGGATCTGCAGTGAATCTGAACGAGCTCTTGGCTGAGATCAGACAGCTGCGTGTGCAGTTAGAGAGAAGCATCCAGACCAACACAACACTGAGACAGAGATTAGAACAACAACTACTGAACACATCCGACCAGAAATCAACCATTAACATTAACTACCTGCTGACAAAGAagg aagtaGCTGTTAAATCAGACGTTCTTCATTCACATACAGACCTCTCCAGTCCTACAAACG ACGGCGGCAGTTCAATGGAAAGTGCGCCATCTCGGCTGGTACCGGGTCATCGGATCTGGGCGGATCGACGTGGCCGCCATGTTCTTGGTCTGATGGAAGATTATAACGCCCTGCGCAAACAGATGAGTGAAGCCCAGAGACTGACCAGAGATCTGGACGCACAAATACACGACTGCAGCAGG GTTCTAGATCAGTTCCAGATGAAGGGGTTCTCCAGCAGTGTCAGCACTATGCAGCATGTTCTAGAAGAAGCGTCAAGACTTCTTAAACTGTTCTGGAGAGTCTCATTGCCCTCAGGAGACGCCACACAAACTCAACAG GATGAGCTGTTGAAGAGCGAGATCTCTCATCTGAAGAGTCGTTTGTCTCAGCAGGAGCGAATGCTCATTGGAGCTGTTAAACGCCTCAGATCCTCCAATCAGCTGAAGGAAGGCATGGAGCGTGTCATCATAGACCAGC TATCTCTGACTCACGGTGTGCTGAAGAGAGCCAGAGGAAACCTGGAG TGTAACTATCTGAAGGGTCTGCCGGTAGAAG